From Gammaproteobacteria bacterium, the proteins below share one genomic window:
- a CDS encoding AsnC family protein — MRKDSSFENALIEVISQGLPLVSHPYAAIAEQLDCDEIQVIEGINRIMMRGDMKRFGVVVRHRKLGYRANGMVVWDIPDARVTEIGHCIGQYSFVTLCYQRPRRLPEWPYNLFSMIHGQDRDAVIEQVDFIVRQCGLHDINHEILFSNRCFKQRGASYARKHDLNLPERVLNE, encoded by the coding sequence ATGAGAAAAGATTCCAGCTTTGAGAATGCGCTGATCGAGGTGATCAGCCAGGGCTTACCGTTGGTCAGCCATCCGTATGCAGCGATAGCAGAGCAGCTTGACTGCGACGAGATACAGGTCATCGAGGGCATTAATCGAATCATGATGCGTGGCGACATGAAACGTTTCGGCGTGGTCGTGCGCCACCGCAAGCTGGGTTACCGCGCCAATGGTATGGTGGTGTGGGATATTCCTGATGCGCGCGTTACCGAAATCGGCCACTGCATCGGGCAATATTCTTTCGTTACGCTGTGCTATCAACGACCCCGGCGGCTGCCCGAATGGCCCTATAACCTTTTCAGCATGATCCACGGACAGGACCGGGATGCGGTTATCGAGCAGGTTGACTTCATCGTCCGGCAATGCGGATTACACGACATCAACCATGAGATTCTGTTCAGCAACCGCTGCTTCAAGCAGCGTGGCGCAAGTTACGCGCGCAAACACGACCTAAACCTGCCTGAAAGGGTGCTTAATGAATGA
- a CDS encoding protein nirF, producing the protein MSRVAICLLLLALTSSHANARGTGDLGLFIERASSSAQIIETSTNTSIGRVNELGDLSHASVVYSRDARFAYVFGRDGGLSKVDILNAEISVRILQSGNSIGGAISQDGRLVAVSNYEPGGVKVFDADTLALVADIPATFGDNQQRSKVIGLVDAPEHKFVFSLWDADEIWVLDMSEPSSPRIQKFHDIGRNPYDALITSDGRYYLAGLFGEDGMAMLDLWNLKSGVTRILPNYGKGEQKLPVYKMPHLEGWAVAGDLAFVPAVGRHEVLVINLSNWQEEGRIKVHGQPIFVMARPDGRQVWVNFALPNNDTIQVIDTQTLAVIQKLKPGKGVLHMEFEPRGEEVWLSVRDENRVEVYDTKTFERKTSLPATKPSGIFFTARAHRIGL; encoded by the coding sequence GTGAGTAGAGTTGCGATTTGCCTGTTACTGCTAGCGCTCACAAGCTCGCACGCGAACGCACGCGGTACCGGCGACCTCGGGTTGTTCATTGAACGCGCCAGCAGTAGCGCCCAGATTATTGAAACCAGCACCAATACCAGCATTGGCCGGGTTAACGAACTCGGTGATTTGTCTCATGCATCAGTGGTTTATTCGCGTGACGCTCGTTTTGCCTACGTTTTCGGGCGTGACGGGGGCTTGAGCAAAGTTGATATCCTGAACGCTGAGATCAGTGTTCGTATCCTGCAGTCCGGTAACAGCATTGGTGGTGCTATCTCGCAGGATGGTCGCCTGGTCGCGGTTTCGAACTACGAGCCCGGTGGCGTTAAGGTATTTGACGCCGACACACTCGCGCTGGTCGCCGATATCCCGGCCACGTTTGGTGACAACCAGCAACGCTCCAAGGTCATCGGCCTGGTAGACGCTCCCGAGCACAAGTTCGTATTTTCACTCTGGGATGCGGATGAAATCTGGGTGCTCGATATGTCAGAGCCATCCAGTCCGCGTATCCAGAAATTTCATGACATCGGCCGCAATCCCTACGATGCGCTGATCACTTCCGACGGACGCTATTACCTTGCCGGCCTGTTCGGTGAAGACGGTATGGCCATGCTCGACCTGTGGAACCTCAAGTCGGGAGTTACCCGCATACTGCCGAACTACGGTAAGGGTGAACAAAAATTACCCGTCTACAAGATGCCCCATCTCGAGGGTTGGGCGGTCGCCGGAGACCTGGCTTTCGTGCCTGCCGTGGGCCGCCACGAGGTGCTCGTGATCAATCTGAGCAACTGGCAGGAAGAAGGCCGCATCAAGGTGCATGGCCAACCGATTTTTGTCATGGCACGCCCTGATGGTCGCCAGGTCTGGGTCAATTTCGCCCTACCCAACAATGATACGATCCAGGTGATCGATACGCAGACACTTGCTGTCATACAGAAGCTGAAACCAGGCAAGGGCGTTTTACATATGGAATTCGAACCGCGCGGGGAGGAAGTCTGGTTATCGGTGCGTGACGAAAACCGCGTCGAGGTGTACGACACAAAGACGTTTGAGCGCAAAACCTCGCTACCGGCCACCAAGCCCAGCGGCATTTTCTTTACCGCGCGCGCGCACCGAATCGGGTTATGA
- a CDS encoding CBS domain-containing protein — MGEHRVHDTSDEQRTRRFVRAMLNDIRALEVMIEQDLIERDMHRVGVEQEMYIVDAEGYPAPISDQLLKRLADNRFTTELARFNLEANLDPEPIGGNFLRAMERGLDDVLLQASRAASDIGAHIVLTGILPTLNDEHVSLDNLTPEVRYQCLNDTCMAARGDTIRLEIDGVDHFEFSHDCAVIEGANTSFQFHLQVAPDEAGALYNLAQLITAPLLAVAANAPVLLNRRVWHETRVALFERTFEYRSTPELARNVPTRVGFGETWIGDSVLDIFRENAMRHHVIMVSDPIDDPFQILRNGGIPELSALSLHNGTVWRWNRLCYGITDGKPHLRIENRALPAGPTIVDEVANAALFYGLMQGLGTDAAKVPQQIAFEDARLNLFSAAQHGLDARFTWLGGRRLGARELLLQELIPIARNGLEALQVPGADIDYYLGVIEARAKSGRTGARWLLDSLENVSVEKREGVCKEAVKFMREHQGRDIPVHDWELLVPDTGADDMKAYKKVSDVMTTNLFTVRPEDLVDLATSTMEWRHVRHVPVESAAGELVGLLSTRELLRLQSAETETPDQPIPVSTVMQPNPITIPPDMPLDEAFVRMLESDTGCLLVVARGQLQGIVTERDLLEAAVAFIADDRKKS, encoded by the coding sequence ATGGGCGAGCACCGGGTGCATGACACGTCGGACGAGCAGCGCACGCGAAGATTTGTTCGCGCGATGCTCAATGACATACGGGCGTTGGAGGTTATGATTGAGCAAGACCTCATCGAGCGCGATATGCATCGCGTGGGTGTCGAGCAGGAAATGTATATCGTCGACGCCGAGGGATACCCTGCTCCCATCTCCGATCAGTTGCTTAAACGTCTTGCCGACAATCGATTTACGACTGAACTGGCACGTTTCAATCTCGAGGCGAATCTCGATCCAGAACCGATCGGTGGCAATTTTTTGCGAGCCATGGAACGTGGCCTCGACGACGTGCTCTTGCAGGCGAGTCGCGCAGCCAGTGACATTGGCGCTCACATCGTCCTTACCGGCATCCTGCCTACCCTTAACGACGAACATGTCTCGCTCGATAACCTGACACCTGAGGTTCGCTATCAGTGCCTCAACGATACCTGTATGGCAGCGCGCGGTGACACGATCAGGCTCGAAATTGACGGTGTGGACCACTTCGAATTCAGCCATGATTGTGCCGTCATCGAGGGGGCCAACACCAGTTTTCAGTTCCATTTGCAAGTGGCGCCTGACGAAGCAGGGGCGCTCTACAATCTCGCTCAGCTAATCACCGCGCCGTTGCTTGCGGTAGCGGCGAATGCTCCGGTGCTCCTCAACCGACGCGTCTGGCACGAAACCCGGGTGGCGTTGTTCGAGCGCACCTTTGAATATCGCTCGACACCGGAGCTTGCGCGCAATGTTCCGACCCGTGTCGGATTTGGGGAAACCTGGATTGGTGACTCGGTGCTGGATATCTTTCGTGAAAACGCGATGCGCCATCATGTCATCATGGTAAGCGATCCAATCGACGATCCCTTCCAGATACTGCGCAACGGGGGCATTCCGGAACTGAGTGCACTGTCGCTGCACAACGGCACCGTTTGGCGCTGGAACCGGCTTTGCTACGGGATCACCGATGGCAAGCCACACCTGCGCATCGAGAATCGCGCGTTACCGGCCGGACCGACAATCGTTGACGAGGTTGCGAATGCCGCTCTTTTCTATGGGTTGATGCAGGGACTCGGGACGGATGCCGCCAAGGTTCCGCAACAAATCGCCTTCGAGGATGCCAGACTTAATCTCTTCTCGGCAGCCCAGCATGGGCTCGATGCGAGGTTTACCTGGCTCGGTGGTCGTCGACTGGGTGCGCGCGAACTGCTGCTGCAAGAGCTGATTCCAATCGCACGCAACGGGCTCGAAGCACTGCAGGTGCCGGGCGCGGATATCGACTATTACCTCGGTGTCATCGAAGCGCGCGCGAAAAGTGGACGCACCGGTGCGCGGTGGTTGCTGGATAGCCTGGAAAATGTGTCCGTGGAGAAACGTGAGGGAGTCTGTAAAGAGGCGGTGAAATTTATGCGCGAACACCAGGGTCGTGACATTCCCGTGCACGACTGGGAGCTGCTTGTGCCAGATACCGGAGCTGACGACATGAAGGCCTACAAAAAAGTGAGTGATGTAATGACGACCAACCTCTTCACGGTACGTCCCGAAGACCTGGTGGATCTCGCCACCAGTACGATGGAATGGCGCCACGTGCGCCATGTTCCGGTTGAGAGTGCAGCTGGAGAACTGGTTGGCTTACTGTCAACGCGCGAACTGCTGCGCCTGCAGTCAGCCGAAACCGAAACACCGGACCAGCCGATTCCGGTCTCGACGGTGATGCAGCCCAATCCGATCACTATTCCGCCAGACATGCCGCTGGACGAAGCGTTTGTGCGGATGCTCGAAAGTGATACCGGTTGTCTGTTGGTTGTTGCGCGTGGCCAGTTACAGGGAATTGTCACCGAGCGGGATTTACTCGAGGCTGCAGTGGCGTTCATTGCCGATGATAGAAAAAAGAGTTGA
- a CDS encoding Na/Pi symporter: MLKKTLLPTILLILAYGFWVSPDFKEIAAGVSIFLFGMLFLEDGFKAFTGGVLEKLLQKTTDKTWKSLLFGVVSTSIMQSSSLVSVITISFISAGLVTLVAGIGIIFGANIGTTTGAWLVAAFGLKVKISAYAMPMLVFGIVLSFQKSKYLKGAGAVLAGLGFLFLGIHYMKEGFEAFKDSFDLASLAVGGYPGLFLFAAIGAAATVVMQSSHATLVLILTALAASQITYENGLALAIGANVGTTITAIIGSLSANIQGRRLAGAHLIFNIVTGVVAIAFINQFVVAVDAVSNSVGIAADNYTMKLAVFHTLFNLVGVLLMVPLIHKLSDFLIKSLPEKAKDLAEPLYLSEAAIEFPETVLKSLKKEVWHLFDSAFELMAHGINLHRTEILKSEDLQKTIDNDREVHDFDMDELYESKVKILYSAIVDFISNSQAHMPSDFSEELFRLRKAAGEIVECVKHIKHLRKNATKYMLSDNEHIRDEYNKLRYQIAMILREIYRLRGEEDIDHSIAILEMDELKAEIQSAHTDLDVRITGILRDDRITPTMATSLLNDFNYVDETSRHLLDTAQALMFSHSDLIAEAAQEVVLDEDEIEKASAA, translated from the coding sequence ATGCTGAAAAAGACACTTTTACCGACCATTCTGCTGATACTGGCTTATGGATTCTGGGTCAGCCCGGACTTCAAGGAAATCGCTGCCGGTGTTTCGATATTTCTATTTGGCATGCTTTTCCTCGAAGATGGTTTCAAGGCCTTTACCGGCGGCGTGCTCGAAAAGCTGTTACAGAAAACCACCGATAAAACCTGGAAGAGCCTGTTATTCGGGGTTGTCTCAACTTCGATCATGCAATCCAGCTCTCTGGTTTCGGTAATCACCATCTCCTTTATCAGTGCCGGGCTGGTTACGCTGGTGGCAGGAATCGGAATTATATTCGGTGCCAACATCGGCACTACGACCGGGGCCTGGCTGGTCGCAGCCTTTGGACTCAAGGTCAAGATCTCTGCCTACGCAATGCCAATGCTGGTGTTCGGTATCGTTTTATCGTTCCAAAAGTCCAAGTACCTGAAAGGTGCGGGCGCCGTTCTCGCCGGATTAGGATTCCTGTTTCTGGGAATTCACTACATGAAGGAAGGATTCGAAGCGTTTAAGGACAGCTTTGACCTGGCTTCGCTGGCGGTTGGCGGCTATCCCGGTCTGTTCCTGTTTGCCGCGATCGGTGCCGCGGCAACCGTCGTCATGCAATCAAGTCACGCGACATTGGTGTTGATCCTGACCGCACTGGCGGCATCGCAGATTACCTATGAAAATGGCCTGGCGCTAGCGATCGGTGCCAATGTCGGCACGACGATAACCGCCATTATCGGGTCGCTGAGCGCCAATATACAGGGCAGACGACTGGCGGGTGCGCACCTGATCTTCAATATCGTTACCGGTGTAGTTGCGATTGCGTTCATCAACCAGTTCGTCGTCGCAGTCGACGCCGTTAGCAACAGCGTTGGCATCGCCGCCGACAATTACACAATGAAACTCGCAGTATTTCATACCCTGTTCAATCTCGTCGGCGTGCTATTGATGGTCCCCCTGATCCACAAGTTATCTGATTTCCTGATCAAATCGCTGCCCGAAAAAGCGAAAGACCTTGCCGAACCGCTTTACCTCAGCGAGGCCGCGATCGAGTTCCCGGAAACCGTGCTGAAGTCATTGAAGAAAGAGGTCTGGCACCTGTTCGATTCGGCATTCGAACTCATGGCCCACGGGATCAACCTGCATCGTACCGAGATACTGAAATCCGAGGACCTTCAAAAAACTATCGATAATGACAGGGAGGTACACGATTTTGATATGGACGAGTTGTACGAGAGCAAGGTAAAGATCTTGTACAGCGCGATTGTGGATTTCATTTCAAATTCCCAGGCGCACATGCCCAGCGATTTTTCCGAGGAATTGTTCCGGCTGCGCAAGGCCGCGGGTGAAATCGTCGAATGCGTCAAACACATCAAGCATTTGCGCAAGAACGCAACCAAGTACATGCTTTCAGATAATGAACACATTCGTGACGAATACAACAAACTCAGGTACCAGATCGCGATGATTCTGCGGGAAATTTATCGCCTGCGCGGTGAAGAAGATATTGATCATTCGATTGCGATATTGGAGATGGACGAACTGAAGGCGGAAATCCAGTCGGCGCATACAGACCTTGACGTACGGATCACCGGGATATTGAGAGACGATCGTATTACGCCGACCATGGCAACCTCGCTGCTCAATGACTTCAATTATGTCGACGAAACTTCGCGCCATCTGCTCGACACGGCCCAGGCGTTAATGTTCTCGCACTCCGATCTCATAGCTGAAGCGGCGCAGGAAGTCGTGCTGGATGAAGACGAAATTGAAAAAGCGTCCGCGGCCTGA
- a CDS encoding APC family permease: MQKPATPQDLNGLERSVSLFQATVYGVGIILGAGIYALIGEAAGIAGNAIWISFVIAALIAACSAISYAELSALYPKSAAEFVYVKEITGSPFLGFVVGYVTVVTGIIGAAAVSLGFASYFKLYVDTDPVIVGIALILVVAVLNFRGIQLSARVNMLLTFAEVGGLLFIIFIGIPYLGEVNLITVDPVSTTGNASGWKPMLAAAALVFFAYQGFEDIANIAEETKAAETTVPLALLLSLLITTVVYILVAMVAVSVVSADALFSASKLDNPSEGPLALVASTALNSPVGGKLFTVIALCATANTVLVLHIVTSRMLFGIARENCLPDFLARINPKTKTPVGAVVLATIFCILFTLGGSLGEVANLTNVGVFLVFLMVNLMLLMHRYKNRESETLRRTSLSLALNLGWFPLLPLLGALFCAAMLLTQFWQPMMVLGISVPIIIYALLITVLAVPIYMLSRRNWN; the protein is encoded by the coding sequence ATGCAAAAACCAGCTACCCCGCAAGATCTAAACGGGCTTGAACGCAGTGTCAGCCTGTTCCAGGCTACCGTCTACGGTGTCGGTATCATACTGGGCGCCGGGATTTACGCGCTTATTGGCGAAGCTGCGGGTATCGCCGGCAATGCGATCTGGATTTCTTTCGTCATTGCGGCCTTGATAGCCGCCTGCTCGGCAATCTCTTACGCGGAGTTGTCGGCGCTTTATCCAAAAAGTGCGGCAGAGTTTGTGTACGTCAAGGAAATAACCGGCTCCCCGTTTCTGGGATTTGTGGTCGGGTACGTGACCGTGGTTACCGGCATCATCGGTGCGGCGGCGGTATCACTGGGGTTTGCCTCCTATTTCAAACTTTACGTCGATACTGACCCCGTCATTGTCGGCATCGCGCTTATTTTAGTTGTCGCGGTGCTGAATTTTCGAGGCATTCAACTCAGCGCACGCGTTAATATGCTGCTCACGTTTGCCGAAGTTGGCGGTCTGCTATTTATTATCTTTATCGGAATTCCCTATCTTGGCGAAGTTAATTTGATAACAGTTGATCCAGTCTCCACGACTGGTAATGCAAGCGGCTGGAAACCGATGCTTGCTGCAGCCGCACTGGTCTTTTTCGCTTACCAGGGTTTCGAGGATATCGCGAATATTGCCGAGGAAACCAAAGCTGCCGAGACAACGGTCCCGCTCGCGTTACTATTGTCGCTGTTAATCACGACCGTGGTTTATATCCTGGTTGCTATGGTTGCTGTCAGCGTGGTGTCGGCTGACGCGCTGTTCAGCGCTTCCAAACTCGATAATCCAAGTGAAGGGCCGCTGGCGCTGGTCGCCAGCACTGCATTGAACTCACCCGTTGGCGGGAAATTATTTACCGTCATCGCCTTGTGCGCGACTGCTAACACGGTTCTGGTACTGCATATTGTGACTTCCAGAATGCTGTTCGGTATCGCCAGGGAAAACTGCTTGCCAGATTTTCTCGCCCGGATAAATCCAAAAACCAAAACACCTGTGGGTGCCGTGGTACTGGCAACAATTTTCTGTATCTTATTTACCCTCGGGGGTTCGCTCGGAGAAGTTGCAAACCTGACCAACGTGGGGGTCTTCCTGGTGTTCCTTATGGTGAATCTGATGTTGTTGATGCATCGCTACAAAAATCGGGAGTCAGAAACTTTAAGGCGGACCTCGCTATCACTGGCCCTCAACCTGGGATGGTTTCCATTGTTACCGTTACTCGGAGCACTGTTTTGTGCGGCAATGTTGCTAACCCAGTTCTGGCAACCGATGATGGTACTGGGAATATCGGTCCCCATTATTATTTATGCCCTGCTAATTACAGTTTTGGCAGTACCCATCTACATGCTGTCTCGAAGGAATTGGAACTAG
- the cobA gene encoding uroporphyrinogen-III C-methyltransferase: MTTKGFVSLVGSGPGDPELLTLKALRLIQQADVVVFDRLVSSEILNLIPHGVSQISVGKSPGKHCVPQDQINEIIVSLALSDRRLVRLKGGDPYIFGRGGEEALVLRQHGIPFEVVPGVTAAAGCSSYSGIPLTHRGLNHGVRFITGHQMNDETLDIDWNKVADPDCTLVIYMGLANLQTICVELVRAGLSASTPAAAVHGGTTAHQQKVIATLSDLADAVVTAGLESPVTTIIGEVVTLSDELDWFQSDNQQDERVVVYDSLNLARA, translated from the coding sequence ATGACGACTAAAGGCTTTGTTTCACTGGTTGGCTCCGGGCCAGGGGACCCCGAGTTACTCACCCTAAAAGCACTACGCTTGATACAACAAGCCGATGTCGTGGTGTTTGACCGGCTGGTCAGCTCCGAAATACTGAACCTGATTCCCCATGGTGTAAGCCAGATTTCTGTCGGAAAATCCCCCGGGAAACATTGCGTTCCTCAAGATCAAATCAATGAAATCATCGTCAGCCTGGCACTCTCCGATCGACGCCTCGTGCGCCTCAAAGGCGGGGATCCTTATATCTTTGGACGCGGTGGCGAAGAGGCCCTGGTATTGCGTCAACACGGCATCCCTTTCGAAGTCGTTCCCGGAGTTACCGCCGCAGCGGGCTGCAGCAGCTATAGCGGTATCCCGCTGACGCATCGCGGTCTCAATCATGGAGTGCGCTTTATCACCGGGCATCAAATGAACGATGAAACGCTGGATATCGACTGGAACAAGGTGGCCGACCCGGACTGCACCCTGGTGATATACATGGGACTCGCAAACCTGCAGACAATCTGTGTCGAACTCGTGCGAGCAGGTCTGTCCGCTTCAACACCAGCCGCCGCAGTGCACGGCGGCACGACCGCACACCAACAGAAAGTCATCGCGACTTTATCGGACCTGGCCGACGCGGTAGTCACTGCGGGATTGGAATCACCGGTCACCACAATCATCGGTGAGGTTGTCACCCTCAGCGATGAGCTCGACTGGTTTCAGTCTGACAACCAGCAAGACGAGAGGGTCGTGGTATATGACTCGCTTAACCTGGCTCGCGCTTAG
- a CDS encoding cytochrome c, translating into MTRLTWLALSFMVAVPLAASDQLSDDRQRELRNVLIQDCGSCHGLTMHGGLGPALVPDRLVGKSTEYISAVILNGRPGTAMPAWRSLLSPAEARWMANQLLQGEVQ; encoded by the coding sequence ATGACTCGCTTAACCTGGCTCGCGCTTAGCTTCATGGTTGCGGTTCCGCTTGCTGCAAGCGATCAGCTTTCCGACGATCGCCAACGGGAGCTGCGTAATGTTCTGATCCAGGACTGTGGCTCCTGCCACGGTCTGACGATGCATGGCGGGCTGGGACCGGCACTAGTGCCAGACAGGCTGGTGGGGAAATCCACCGAATATATCAGTGCTGTGATTTTGAACGGTCGGCCCGGTACGGCTATGCCAGCCTGGCGCTCGCTATTGTCTCCCGCCGAAGCCCGATGGATGGCAAACCAGCTGTTACAGGGAGAGGTACAGTGA
- a CDS encoding gamma-glutamyltransferase, which translates to MSRLTIAAGSQITAEAGAKIAEQGGNAVDAAIAAAVVSICTDTGIMSPGCGSFVTIWPPGDEPTVVDGYSEMPGRGLQGDHFGEATHEVVFDYGGETRQRVGYGTIATPGCFAGLALASRQYGQLPWNQLLEPAIEVVEQGFPLTGGAAEYLGFTHAAIYSWHPDSYRILHHEDGSPLGEGDIVRVPHLADTLREIARDETSLYAGELGRQIAAGVRANGGLLGIEDLETYQAVARKPVRACIGDWEVATNPPPAVGGSCLAAMLLLLDRSGPDDGLVESVQNMVSAQHAVLGFRADYLDGAHQALPDEVERLLALADLGDPTLLSAPSTSHISVVDSDGLACAITASAGYGSGAMIEGTGFWLNNSLGEIDLLTKGLSGLKPGTRLASNMAPTIARRRSDGAVLAIGSPGASRITTAIAQVLVNFATKGMTLADAITHPRLHVEVAPHQRTIAFEPGLPVAATQDLTPRPFTEPSMYFGGVQAVIGSHEDGMQGIADSRRGGSVSRG; encoded by the coding sequence ATGAGTAGACTCACGATTGCCGCCGGCAGCCAGATAACCGCTGAAGCCGGTGCGAAGATTGCAGAACAGGGTGGGAACGCGGTTGATGCTGCGATTGCAGCCGCCGTCGTTTCCATCTGCACCGATACGGGAATCATGTCACCCGGTTGTGGTAGTTTCGTTACCATCTGGCCACCCGGTGATGAGCCCACCGTGGTTGATGGCTATTCAGAGATGCCGGGCCGAGGCCTTCAAGGTGACCATTTTGGTGAAGCCACGCACGAAGTCGTTTTCGATTACGGCGGAGAAACCCGCCAACGCGTCGGCTATGGCACAATTGCCACCCCGGGCTGTTTCGCGGGGCTGGCACTCGCTTCGCGACAATACGGACAGCTGCCCTGGAACCAGTTGCTCGAACCGGCTATCGAGGTCGTTGAGCAAGGCTTTCCGCTTACCGGGGGTGCTGCAGAATACCTCGGTTTCACCCACGCGGCGATCTACTCCTGGCACCCGGACAGTTACCGAATATTGCACCACGAGGATGGCAGCCCGCTGGGTGAAGGCGACATTGTACGAGTACCACACCTGGCCGATACGCTGAGGGAGATTGCCCGTGACGAGACATCTCTCTACGCTGGAGAACTGGGTCGACAGATAGCAGCTGGCGTTCGGGCGAACGGGGGCTTGCTCGGCATCGAAGATCTGGAGACCTACCAGGCAGTGGCACGTAAACCGGTTCGCGCGTGCATCGGAGACTGGGAGGTTGCCACCAATCCACCGCCAGCCGTTGGTGGGTCCTGCCTGGCCGCGATGCTACTGTTACTCGATCGATCCGGACCGGACGACGGCCTGGTTGAGTCGGTACAGAACATGGTGTCTGCACAGCATGCGGTGCTTGGTTTCCGGGCCGACTACCTTGACGGCGCTCATCAGGCACTGCCCGACGAGGTGGAGCGACTGCTTGCGCTGGCAGACCTGGGCGATCCCACCCTGCTCAGCGCACCCTCCACGAGCCATATTTCCGTAGTCGATTCTGACGGATTGGCCTGTGCGATCACGGCATCCGCAGGCTATGGCTCGGGGGCCATGATCGAGGGTACCGGTTTCTGGTTGAACAATTCGCTCGGAGAAATCGATTTACTGACGAAAGGCCTAAGCGGGCTGAAACCGGGTACCCGGCTTGCGTCAAACATGGCGCCAACCATCGCCAGGCGCCGGAGTGACGGGGCCGTACTTGCGATTGGCTCTCCGGGCGCATCCCGAATCACCACGGCCATCGCTCAGGTACTGGTGAACTTCGCCACCAAAGGCATGACGCTGGCGGACGCAATCACGCATCCGCGCCTGCATGTCGAAGTCGCTCCGCATCAACGAACCATTGCCTTCGAACCCGGCCTGCCGGTCGCTGCAACTCAGGACCTGACACCGAGACCTTTCACCGAACCATCGATGTACTTCGGTGGTGTCCAGGCAGTTATTGGATCGCATGAGGATGGTATGCAGGGAATTGCCGATTCCCGCAGGGGTGGAAGCGTTTCCCGCGGGTAG
- a CDS encoding Lrp/AsnC family transcriptional regulator, with translation MREYSKLEQRLLNEFQQGMPLTATPYADIAKQLGVYETTVLETLKRLQTEGVVSRVGAVFRPNRIGASTLAAMAVPAAELEDVAAIVNGFDEVNHNYEREHHFNLWFVVVASDEDHLEQVLAEIEDRCGYPVLDLPLLNEHFIDLGFDLKWT, from the coding sequence ATGAGAGAGTATTCCAAACTCGAACAACGCCTGTTGAACGAATTTCAGCAGGGTATGCCGCTAACTGCGACTCCGTATGCGGATATCGCTAAACAGCTTGGCGTCTATGAAACCACGGTGCTGGAAACCCTGAAACGCCTGCAGACCGAGGGCGTGGTCAGTCGAGTAGGTGCAGTTTTTCGGCCCAACCGAATTGGTGCCAGTACCCTTGCGGCAATGGCGGTGCCTGCGGCGGAACTCGAAGACGTCGCCGCTATCGTCAATGGGTTCGACGAAGTCAATCACAACTACGAACGCGAACACCACTTCAACCTGTGGTTCGTAGTGGTCGCCAGCGACGAAGATCACCTGGAACAGGTCCTGGCTGAAATCGAGGATCGTTGCGGATACCCGGTGCTAGACCTGCCATTACTGAATGAACACTTCATCGACCTGGGATTTGATCTGAAATGGACATGA